A window of the Luoshenia tenuis genome harbors these coding sequences:
- the trhA gene encoding PAQR family membrane homeostasis protein TrhA: protein MANVRNKKKDKKVRAPFPVSYTLGEELCNSISHGVGAVFAVLALVLMLVQTVPQGDPWKTVSAAVYGASLILLYTMSTLYHAFKPNLVKRVFRIFDHCTIYFLIAGTYTPYTLNTLRGPWGWSLFGVVWGITLLGVVLNAISIEKFKVFSSISYIVMGWAIILAFKPLYDNLASSGLWLLIGGGVCYTLGIIFYALKKWRYMHSIWHAFVLAGTVMHFFSIYLYVLA from the coding sequence ATGGCAAATGTACGCAACAAGAAAAAGGATAAAAAGGTGCGGGCGCCTTTCCCGGTCAGCTACACGCTGGGAGAGGAGCTGTGCAATTCCATCTCCCATGGCGTAGGGGCGGTTTTTGCGGTGCTGGCGCTGGTGCTCATGCTGGTGCAAACCGTGCCGCAGGGGGACCCGTGGAAGACCGTATCCGCCGCCGTTTATGGGGCGTCGCTCATCCTGCTGTACACCATGAGCACGCTATACCATGCCTTTAAGCCCAACCTGGTCAAGCGAGTCTTTCGCATTTTTGACCACTGTACCATCTATTTTTTAATTGCCGGGACTTATACCCCTTATACGCTCAACACCCTGCGCGGGCCCTGGGGCTGGTCGCTTTTCGGGGTAGTATGGGGCATTACCCTGCTAGGCGTGGTGCTAAACGCCATCAGTATAGAAAAATTCAAGGTCTTTTCCAGCATCAGTTATATCGTAATGGGATGGGCGATCATCCTGGCCTTTAAACCGCTGTACGATAACCTGGCATCAAGCGGCCTATGGCTGTTGATAGGCGGTGGGGTGTGCTACACGCTGGGCATCATCTTTTACGCGCTTAAAAAGTGGCGCTATATGCACTCCATCTGGCATGCGTTTGTGCTGGCCGGCACGGTGATGCACTTTTTCTCCATCTATCTTTACGTGCTGGCCTAG
- the pyrF gene encoding orotidine-5'-phosphate decarboxylase, which translates to MIDRLIDAIIEKQNPTAVGLDTKYDYLPEDFRKALMAGVTKADVAERAAKAVFNFNREIIDAVCDIVPAVKVQVAYYEMAGLPGMRCFYDTLAYARHRGLVTIADIKRNDIGATAQAYAAAYLGSMSIEGKAVEAFPADFVTVNGYLGTDGIKPFADACRENDRGAFILVKTSNPSSGELQDLKVEDGRTIYEVMGDQVCQWGGELTGKYGYSDLGAVVGATYPEQGEALRKRLKSVFFLIPGYGAQGAGGKELVGCFDERGLGGVVNASRSILCAYKKQDTTDFALAAKREAERMKADIAQALEQAGKPMITECAK; encoded by the coding sequence ATGATTGACCGGCTGATCGACGCGATCATTGAAAAGCAAAATCCCACGGCTGTGGGTTTGGATACCAAGTATGACTACCTGCCGGAGGATTTCCGCAAGGCCTTGATGGCCGGCGTCACCAAAGCGGATGTGGCCGAACGCGCGGCTAAAGCGGTATTTAACTTTAACCGAGAGATCATCGACGCGGTGTGCGATATCGTCCCTGCGGTAAAGGTACAGGTAGCTTATTATGAGATGGCGGGCCTGCCCGGCATGCGCTGTTTTTACGATACGCTGGCCTATGCCCGGCATCGAGGGCTGGTGACTATTGCCGATATCAAGCGCAACGATATCGGCGCCACAGCGCAGGCCTACGCGGCCGCTTACCTGGGTAGCATGTCCATCGAGGGGAAGGCGGTGGAGGCCTTCCCGGCGGATTTTGTAACGGTAAACGGCTACCTGGGTACCGATGGCATCAAGCCCTTTGCCGACGCCTGCCGGGAGAACGACAGGGGCGCCTTTATCCTGGTCAAGACCTCGAACCCTTCCTCGGGCGAGCTGCAGGATCTGAAGGTGGAAGATGGCCGCACCATTTACGAGGTGATGGGCGACCAGGTGTGCCAGTGGGGCGGCGAGCTGACCGGCAAGTATGGCTATAGCGACCTGGGCGCGGTGGTAGGCGCCACCTATCCCGAGCAGGGCGAGGCGCTGCGCAAAAGGCTGAAAAGCGTCTTTTTCCTGATCCCGGGCTATGGAGCCCAGGGTGCGGGCGGCAAAGAACTGGTGGGCTGCTTTGACGAGCGGGGCTTGGGCGGCGTGGTCAACGCCTCGCGCAGCATTCTTTGCGCCTATAAAAAGCAGGATACCACGGATTTTGCCCTGGCTGCCAAGCGGGAGGCCGAACGGATGAAGGCCGATATCGCCCAGGCGCTGGAACAGGCCGGAAAGCCCATGATAACCGAATGCGCGAAATAG
- a CDS encoding metallophosphoesterase family protein — MRILIVSDSHGRIAPALRKARELGELSLLLHLGDHGEDGKQMAQALKIPCRCIQGNCDLGSGLPEEMRLPLPGNGWLMACHGHRYGVKYTLDRLFYRAMEQDVKVALFGHTHRRYLQWEGGILLLNPGSCAQPADGACSMALLDVDRDHFEARHIFLEEIPGGE, encoded by the coding sequence ATGAGGATTCTGATCGTGAGCGATTCGCACGGCAGGATTGCGCCCGCGCTGCGCAAGGCGCGGGAGCTGGGGGAACTGTCGCTATTGCTGCACCTGGGCGACCATGGGGAGGACGGGAAGCAAATGGCACAGGCCTTGAAGATCCCTTGCCGTTGTATACAGGGCAACTGCGATTTGGGCAGCGGCCTACCCGAAGAAATGCGTCTTCCTTTGCCGGGCAACGGTTGGCTAATGGCCTGCCATGGGCACCGGTACGGCGTAAAATACACGCTTGACCGGTTATTTTACCGCGCCATGGAGCAGGATGTAAAAGTGGCGCTTTTTGGACATACCCACAGGCGGTATTTGCAGTGGGAAGGCGGCATCCTGCTGCTTAATCCCGGTAGCTGCGCGCAGCCTGCGGACGGGGCATGTTCAATGGCGCTGCTGGATGTGGATCGGGATCATTTTGAAGCCCGCCACATTTTTTTAGAAGAAATACCCGGCGGCGAATAA
- the rph gene encoding ribonuclease PH, which yields MRLDGRKPDQLRPLTLIPGFISSADGSVLIQCGQTRVICTAMVEEKVPPFLEGKDQGWVTAEYAMLPGSTRTRKARGGSKPDGRGVEIQRLIGRSLRAAVDLQKLGPRTITLDCDVIEADGGTRTASISGAYVALALCCDKLLRQGLVQENPVIHQVAAVSVGKVEDIAVLDLNYPEDARAQVDMNVVMNERGDFIELQGTGEHDTFNEADLQAFLRLAKLGIKEIMAAQTAACTETNAQEG from the coding sequence ATGCGCTTGGATGGAAGAAAACCGGATCAGCTCAGGCCGCTAACGCTGATCCCTGGATTTATCAGTTCGGCCGATGGATCGGTGCTGATCCAGTGCGGCCAGACAAGGGTGATCTGCACGGCGATGGTTGAGGAGAAGGTGCCGCCGTTTCTGGAGGGGAAGGATCAGGGCTGGGTCACCGCGGAATACGCGATGCTGCCGGGTTCTACCCGTACACGTAAGGCGCGGGGCGGCTCAAAGCCGGATGGGCGCGGAGTGGAGATACAACGGCTGATCGGACGCTCGCTGCGCGCCGCGGTGGACTTGCAAAAGCTGGGCCCGCGCACCATTACGCTGGATTGCGATGTAATTGAAGCGGATGGCGGCACGCGCACCGCATCGATCTCCGGCGCATATGTGGCTTTGGCGCTCTGCTGCGATAAGCTGTTGCGGCAGGGATTGGTGCAGGAGAATCCGGTGATCCATCAGGTGGCCGCGGTTTCGGTCGGCAAAGTGGAGGACATTGCGGTTTTAGACCTGAATTATCCGGAGGACGCCAGGGCGCAGGTCGATATGAACGTGGTGATGAACGAGCGCGGCGATTTTATCGAACTTCAGGGGACGGGAGAGCACGACACTTTTAATGAAGCGGACCTTCAGGCTTTCCTGCGTCTGGCAAAGCTGGGAATCAAAGAGATCATGGCGGCGCAAACAGCCGCGTGTACCGAAACCAACGCGCAGGAGGGTTAA
- a CDS encoding Rqc2 family fibronectin-binding protein, with protein MPLDGLMLHAVCAEVSKAIAGGRVDRVNQPEKDEIHILIRSQGQNRLLMMTANASQARLHLTRHNKPNPMQPPMFCMLLRKHLQGSRVLGMRQLEMERIVEITFEAMDDLGDLVERRLMVEIMGRHSNIIFLDESGRIIDSAHRVSADMSRVRQILPGMDYTLPPSQDKVNPLTLDEAGLAALLSRAPGLGLAKHLQTQVMGLAPSTAAQISLICAGDEHAAIPDAETMRFDSIVRRIADFFAEMRAGAFHPTLVLDAEKHPAEIFPFEPRGYDFDHLKSYPSACKALDDFYVLRDRQMRAKQRKSAMVHAVSTHLERCRKKSALQQEQIADCAQMETWRLYGELLTANLHQLQGGLPAARVTNYYDPECGTLEIPMDVQLTPSENAQRYYKKYNKAKTTVEQLTLQIAQTAEEIDYLEGQLDNLDKCDSNEELSEIREELEREGYINASHARSKQKKARVAASKPYHYQTPEGIDILVGKNNLQNDRLTLRTAAPDELWLHVKDAPGSHVIVRQSANQVTPETLQQAALLAAWYSRSRGSGNIAVDYAPRKYVRKPSGAKPGMVIYDHQRTLYVTPQAAQIEALALIEG; from the coding sequence ATGCCATTAGATGGATTGATGCTGCACGCCGTATGTGCCGAGGTCTCAAAGGCGATTGCCGGCGGCCGTGTAGACCGGGTGAACCAGCCCGAAAAGGACGAGATCCATATTCTGATCCGCTCACAAGGGCAAAACCGATTGCTGATGATGACGGCAAACGCCAGCCAGGCGCGCCTGCACCTGACCCGGCATAATAAGCCCAACCCCATGCAGCCACCCATGTTCTGCATGCTGCTGCGTAAGCACCTGCAGGGCAGCCGTGTGTTAGGGATGCGCCAGCTGGAGATGGAGCGTATCGTAGAGATCACCTTTGAAGCGATGGACGATTTGGGCGATCTGGTGGAGCGCCGGCTGATGGTGGAGATCATGGGGCGGCACAGCAACATCATTTTTCTGGACGAAAGCGGCCGCATCATCGATTCGGCACACCGCGTCAGCGCGGATATGAGCCGGGTGCGACAGATTTTGCCGGGCATGGATTATACGCTGCCCCCTTCCCAGGACAAGGTCAACCCGCTTACCCTGGATGAAGCCGGTCTTGCCGCGCTTTTATCCCGCGCGCCAGGGCTGGGGCTTGCCAAGCATCTTCAAACCCAGGTGATGGGCCTTGCCCCCTCTACCGCGGCACAAATCAGCCTGATCTGCGCCGGAGACGAGCATGCGGCCATACCCGATGCCGAGACCATGCGCTTTGACAGCATCGTCCGGCGCATTGCGGATTTTTTTGCTGAAATGCGCGCAGGTGCTTTTCATCCCACGCTGGTGCTGGATGCAGAGAAGCATCCGGCCGAGATCTTCCCCTTCGAGCCGCGCGGCTACGATTTTGACCATCTCAAGAGCTACCCTTCGGCCTGCAAAGCGCTGGATGACTTTTACGTACTGCGGGACCGGCAGATGCGGGCAAAACAACGCAAAAGCGCCATGGTGCATGCCGTATCGACCCATTTGGAGCGCTGCCGAAAAAAAAGCGCCCTGCAGCAGGAGCAGATCGCAGACTGTGCCCAGATGGAAACCTGGCGGCTGTACGGCGAACTGCTGACCGCCAACCTGCATCAGCTGCAAGGCGGGCTGCCCGCCGCCCGAGTCACGAACTACTATGACCCGGAGTGCGGTACGCTGGAGATCCCGATGGATGTGCAGCTTACCCCTTCCGAGAACGCGCAGCGGTATTATAAAAAGTACAACAAAGCCAAGACCACGGTAGAACAGCTTACCCTCCAGATCGCCCAGACGGCCGAGGAGATCGATTACCTGGAGGGGCAGCTGGATAATTTGGATAAATGCGACTCGAATGAGGAGCTCTCCGAGATCCGCGAGGAGCTGGAGCGCGAAGGCTATATTAATGCCAGCCATGCCCGCTCCAAACAAAAAAAGGCCCGCGTTGCGGCCTCCAAGCCCTACCACTACCAAACGCCGGAGGGTATCGATATCCTGGTAGGGAAAAACAACCTGCAAAACGACCGGTTGACTTTGCGTACCGCTGCGCCTGACGAGCTGTGGCTGCACGTGAAAGACGCGCCCGGCTCTCACGTCATCGTGCGGCAAAGCGCCAATCAGGTAACGCCCGAGACTCTGCAACAAGCCGCGCTGCTGGCAGCATGGTATTCCCGTTCGCGGGGGTCGGGCAATATCGCCGTGGATTATGCACCCCGAAAATACGTGCGTAAACCTTCAGGCGCCAAACCGGGCATGGTGATTTACGACCACCAGCGCACGCTTTACGTTACGCCCCAGGCCGCGCAGATCGAGGCGCTGGCTCTGATTGAAGGCTAG
- a CDS encoding dihydroorotate dehydrogenase, whose amino-acid sequence MSKPNLNVEVCGVKFKNPLIAASGTYGFGREFNKLYDIATLGGISVKGLTLKPRLGNPPSRIAETPMGMLNSVGLQNPGVDAFIAEELPWLRQRDLAVIANIAGSTVDDYCQMAEKFQNQPVEMLELNISCPNVKEGGVAFGTRPESILEITRQVKRHAMQPLMVKLSPNVADIGEAALAAQEGGADAISLINTLTGMAVDVHKRRPILANVTGGLSGPAVKPVALRMVYQASHKVKIPVVGMGGIMTGEDVAAFMLCGASAVMVGTANLADPVACPRILREFEEYLARAKVSRASDLVGKLEV is encoded by the coding sequence ATGAGCAAGCCGAATTTGAATGTAGAAGTGTGCGGCGTAAAATTCAAAAACCCGCTGATCGCCGCCTCGGGTACCTATGGCTTTGGCCGGGAGTTTAATAAGCTATACGATATCGCTACGTTGGGCGGCATCTCGGTCAAGGGATTGACGCTAAAACCCCGCCTGGGCAACCCGCCCTCCCGCATCGCGGAGACCCCCATGGGGATGCTCAACAGCGTGGGGCTGCAAAACCCCGGGGTGGACGCCTTTATCGCCGAGGAACTGCCCTGGCTCAGGCAGCGGGACCTGGCGGTGATCGCCAACATCGCCGGCTCCACAGTGGACGATTACTGCCAGATGGCCGAAAAGTTCCAGAATCAGCCGGTGGAGATGCTGGAACTAAATATCTCTTGCCCCAATGTAAAGGAGGGCGGCGTCGCCTTTGGAACGCGGCCTGAATCGATCCTGGAGATTACCCGGCAGGTCAAGCGGCACGCTATGCAGCCCTTGATGGTGAAACTCTCGCCCAACGTGGCGGATATCGGCGAGGCGGCGCTGGCAGCCCAGGAGGGCGGCGCGGACGCGATCTCGCTGATCAACACGCTGACGGGTATGGCGGTGGATGTGCATAAGCGCAGGCCCATTTTAGCGAACGTTACAGGCGGGCTTAGCGGCCCGGCAGTCAAGCCGGTGGCGCTGCGTATGGTCTACCAGGCTTCGCACAAGGTCAAAATCCCGGTGGTGGGCATGGGTGGCATCATGACGGGGGAAGATGTGGCGGCCTTTATGCTGTGCGGCGCCAGCGCCGTTATGGTAGGCACGGCCAACCTGGCAGACCCGGTGGCCTGCCCGCGCATCCTGCGCGAGTTTGAGGAATATCTGGCGCGCGCAAAGGTCAGCCGCGCCAGCGACTTGGTGGGCAAGCTGGAAGTATAA
- the rdgB gene encoding RdgB/HAM1 family non-canonical purine NTP pyrophosphatase, which produces MQLVIASNNKGKIREIKAIFSQQFDPIVSLKEVGIALDTVEDGDSFEANALKKAREAAAALEQRGIEAAVLSDDSGIEVEYLNGAPGIYSARYAGEPSDDERNNQKLIAALREVPPEQRGARYVACVILLIPGEDPIVAHGYWAGQIALTPAGEGGFGYDPYFYLPEFGCTAAELSAQAKNRISHRAKALQMLYTRYEAKKK; this is translated from the coding sequence ATGCAATTGGTGATCGCTTCTAATAATAAGGGGAAGATACGGGAGATCAAGGCGATCTTCTCGCAGCAATTTGACCCTATCGTATCGCTAAAAGAGGTAGGGATTGCCTTGGATACGGTAGAGGATGGGGACAGCTTTGAGGCCAATGCGCTGAAAAAGGCGCGGGAAGCCGCTGCGGCTTTGGAACAGCGGGGCATAGAGGCCGCGGTGCTTAGCGATGATTCGGGAATCGAGGTGGAGTACCTGAACGGTGCGCCTGGGATTTATTCCGCCCGATATGCGGGGGAACCCAGCGACGATGAGCGCAATAACCAAAAGTTGATTGCAGCGCTCCGGGAGGTGCCGCCTGAGCAGCGCGGCGCACGCTATGTGGCCTGCGTGATCTTGCTGATACCTGGGGAAGACCCTATCGTAGCCCATGGCTATTGGGCGGGGCAGATCGCACTGACCCCGGCGGGCGAGGGCGGCTTCGGCTACGACCCCTATTTTTATTTACCGGAATTCGGTTGCACAGCCGCTGAACTGAGCGCGCAAGCCAAAAATAGGATCAGCCACCGGGCAAAGGCGTTGCAGATGCTCTATACACGATATGAGGCAAAAAAGAAATGA
- a CDS encoding dihydroorotate dehydrogenase electron transfer subunit, with the protein MKDIEARVIKNEPIASGIFELVVELGQEDIGRVQPGQFAQLQVSNAPQLLLRRPISINSYDEAHHTMTFAYQVKGEGTAKLALLAPGQLLKVLGSLGNGFWPKPSMKKIYAVGGGIGVAPLKYCLEKWPQIAWKAYLGFRSAEFVYQLSQWQALCPDGVTVATEDGSLGLRGFATQPLAEALENGDQPDMVIACGPLPMLKALQKIALQYPDIPFMASLEERMGCGIGACLVCNCRIRTTEGEQTYRRVCADGPVFPLREVIFE; encoded by the coding sequence ATGAAGGATATTGAAGCACGCGTTATAAAAAATGAGCCAATCGCAAGCGGCATCTTTGAGCTGGTCGTGGAGTTGGGCCAGGAGGATATTGGCCGGGTACAGCCCGGGCAGTTTGCGCAGTTGCAGGTATCAAACGCGCCGCAGCTGCTGTTGCGCCGTCCGATCAGCATCAATAGCTATGATGAAGCGCATCATACCATGACCTTTGCCTATCAGGTAAAGGGCGAGGGCACGGCAAAGCTAGCGCTTTTGGCGCCGGGCCAGCTGCTCAAAGTGCTGGGCAGCTTGGGCAATGGCTTTTGGCCCAAACCCAGCATGAAAAAGATTTACGCGGTGGGCGGCGGCATCGGCGTGGCGCCGCTTAAGTATTGCCTTGAAAAATGGCCTCAGATCGCCTGGAAAGCCTATCTGGGCTTCCGCAGCGCTGAATTTGTCTATCAGCTGTCTCAGTGGCAGGCGCTCTGCCCGGATGGGGTGACCGTGGCCACGGAGGATGGTTCGCTGGGCCTGCGGGGTTTTGCCACCCAGCCGCTGGCCGAGGCGCTGGAAAATGGCGACCAGCCGGACATGGTGATCGCCTGCGGGCCGCTGCCCATGCTGAAAGCCCTGCAGAAGATCGCCCTGCAGTATCCGGATATCCCCTTTATGGCTTCGCTGGAGGAGCGCATGGGCTGTGGGATCGGCGCCTGTCTGGTGTGCAATTGCAGGATTCGTACCACCGAAGGAGAGCAAACCTATCGCCGCGTCTGCGCCGATGGGCCGGTATTCCCCCTGCGGGAGGTGATTTTTGAATGA